The following proteins are co-located in the Nitrospirota bacterium genome:
- the pilQ gene encoding type IV pilus secretin PilQ, with the protein MRSKSFVIHLCVVMLAACAAPSTQVAPPAEPPPSTTVTDLRVEDLPDVTRIALTGDGPLNYTAFRLDEPPQLIVELMATNFGAFAEQRNVSVDPVTDIVPQQAGEDQRIGRLTILLSRAADYQISRDDGGTMLAVDFAKAPPAATLVAPPVAQEVAPEEPQVELAEPPVPAPPAVASQITAVSIVPQKTFVDVNIAADGVLASPNVFTLGQGRLVIDLPETRSAVTPSVVKAEANTLVTQARIGQHRDPLKVRVVLDLKKAVSYTVLPQDQGVTLRLTRAAPSEAPAMPQAPAAAAAPPKAESDAPVAAVAVPLPAPKASGNEAATSGSSPPTLEVEPPGPLTLGANGFSGQKISLDFQDAEVSNVLRLIADVSDLNLVVGEEVKGKITLKLFNVPWDQALDIILKSKGLGQVREGNIIRIDTNGNIAKQQDEAAKAKEAQVKAEDLKTLIIPVNYAKAADLSTTLKKNLSSRGELTVNESTNSLIAKDIQMNINEIQQLIKLLDLPKPQVLIETRIVQANTNFARDLGVQWGLATKETSGSNQIALNAGATGAFNTQSPTFAVNLPASGGAGPIGNVGVQFGRLTGVNPFNLDLRLSAGEVLGETKIISSPRVVTIDNKEAIIQQGDSIPYETTSNNGTQTQFVDATLNLTVTPHITPNGSVIMKIKATKNAIGSFTSSRTGAPSISKREASTEVMVLDGETTVIGGIFETSKSESITGVPWFYKVPVIGWLFKRESASTSNQELLIFITPTIVKRV; encoded by the coding sequence ATGAGGTCGAAGTCGTTCGTCATCCACCTGTGCGTCGTAATGTTGGCCGCGTGCGCGGCGCCGAGTACGCAGGTCGCCCCTCCGGCCGAGCCCCCCCCCTCGACCACCGTTACGGACCTTCGAGTGGAGGATCTTCCGGACGTGACGCGGATCGCGCTCACCGGCGATGGTCCCCTCAATTACACGGCGTTCCGGCTGGATGAGCCGCCGCAACTGATCGTCGAGCTGATGGCGACGAATTTCGGCGCGTTCGCCGAACAGCGCAACGTGAGTGTGGATCCCGTGACGGACATCGTGCCCCAGCAAGCTGGAGAGGATCAGCGCATCGGTCGGTTGACGATCCTGCTGTCGCGGGCCGCCGACTATCAAATTTCCCGCGACGACGGGGGCACGATGCTCGCCGTGGACTTTGCAAAAGCCCCGCCGGCCGCCACCCTGGTTGCGCCGCCGGTCGCGCAAGAGGTCGCGCCCGAGGAACCGCAGGTTGAACTCGCCGAGCCTCCTGTTCCGGCGCCTCCTGCCGTCGCGTCTCAGATCACCGCGGTGAGCATTGTCCCACAGAAGACTTTCGTGGACGTGAACATCGCCGCCGACGGAGTCTTGGCCTCACCCAACGTGTTCACGCTCGGCCAGGGCCGGTTGGTCATCGACCTCCCGGAGACGCGCAGCGCGGTCACTCCCTCGGTGGTCAAGGCTGAAGCCAATACGTTGGTGACTCAAGCGCGAATCGGCCAGCACCGGGATCCGCTGAAGGTACGCGTGGTCTTGGACCTGAAGAAAGCCGTTTCGTACACCGTGTTGCCTCAAGACCAGGGGGTAACGCTGCGTCTGACCCGCGCCGCGCCGTCCGAGGCGCCGGCCATGCCGCAGGCTCCCGCCGCAGCCGCTGCGCCGCCGAAAGCGGAGTCCGACGCGCCGGTGGCCGCGGTCGCCGTGCCACTGCCCGCTCCCAAAGCGTCCGGGAATGAGGCAGCAACTTCAGGATCGTCGCCGCCCACGCTGGAAGTCGAGCCCCCGGGCCCACTGACGCTCGGGGCCAACGGGTTCAGCGGACAAAAGATCTCCCTGGATTTTCAAGATGCGGAGGTTTCCAACGTCCTGCGTCTGATCGCCGACGTCAGCGATTTGAACCTCGTGGTCGGGGAAGAAGTGAAAGGCAAGATTACGTTGAAGCTATTCAACGTCCCCTGGGATCAGGCGCTCGACATCATTCTGAAGTCGAAAGGACTGGGTCAGGTCCGGGAGGGGAACATTATCCGGATCGACACCAACGGCAACATTGCCAAGCAGCAGGACGAGGCGGCCAAGGCGAAGGAAGCCCAGGTCAAAGCCGAGGACCTCAAGACCCTGATCATTCCGGTCAACTACGCCAAGGCTGCGGACCTGTCCACCACGCTCAAGAAAAACCTGAGTTCGCGCGGCGAGCTGACGGTCAACGAGTCGACGAATAGTCTCATCGCCAAGGACATCCAGATGAACATCAACGAGATCCAACAGCTCATTAAGCTGCTGGATCTTCCCAAGCCCCAGGTCTTGATCGAAACCCGGATCGTCCAGGCCAACACCAATTTTGCGCGCGACCTCGGGGTGCAATGGGGCCTGGCCACTAAGGAGACTTCCGGCTCGAATCAGATCGCCTTGAACGCCGGCGCAACCGGGGCGTTTAATACCCAGTCCCCGACGTTTGCGGTGAACCTGCCGGCCTCCGGCGGCGCCGGTCCGATCGGAAACGTCGGGGTGCAGTTCGGGCGACTGACCGGGGTCAATCCCTTCAATCTGGATCTTCGGTTGTCGGCCGGCGAAGTCTTGGGTGAAACGAAGATCATTTCCAGCCCCCGCGTGGTGACGATCGACAACAAGGAGGCCATTATTCAGCAGGGGGACTCGATTCCCTACGAGACCACCTCGAACAACGGCACCCAGACGCAGTTTGTCGACGCCACCTTGAATCTAACCGTCACTCCGCATATCACGCCGAACGGCAGCGTGATCATGAAGATCAAAGCGACCAAGAACGCGATCGGGAGTTTCACCAGCTCGCGGACCGGCGCGCCCAGCATCAGCAAACGCGAGGCCTCGACCGAAGTGATGGTCCTGGACGGCGAAACCACGGTCATCGGCGGGATTTTTGAAACGTCCAAGAGTGAGTCGATCACCGGCGTGCCGTGGTTCTACAAGGTGCCCGTGATCGGGTGGTTGTTCAAACGCGAGAGCGCCAGCACGTCCAACCAGGAGTTGTTGATTTTCATCACCCCGACGATCGTCAAACGTGTGTGA
- the ilvC gene encoding ketol-acid reductoisomerase has protein sequence MKIYYDQDADLGDLKGKTVGIVGYGSQGHAHANNLKDSGVDVLVAVRPGASWEKAERAGLKAMPVADAAKRCDVLMILAPDELQADIYSREISPHFKSGGYLAFAHGFNIHFGQIVPRPDMNVFMVAPKGPGHLVRSEFSKGSGVPSLLAVHQDPSGLTRRVGLAYARAIGGTKAGVIETTFREECETDLFGEQVVLCGGLTALIQAGYETLVEAGYSPEMAYFECLHEVKLIVDLIYEGGISTMRYSISNTAKYGDVTRGPRVITDDTRAEMKRILGEIQSGRFAKEWILENRAGRPVFNALLRQGESHPIEDVGARLRAMMPWLKQGRLVDKDKN, from the coding sequence ATGAAGATCTACTATGACCAGGACGCGGATTTGGGCGATCTGAAGGGGAAAACCGTCGGGATCGTCGGGTACGGGAGCCAAGGGCACGCGCACGCCAACAATCTGAAGGACAGCGGCGTGGACGTCCTGGTGGCGGTTCGGCCTGGCGCGTCGTGGGAGAAGGCCGAACGCGCGGGACTAAAAGCCATGCCGGTGGCGGACGCAGCCAAACGCTGCGACGTGTTGATGATCCTCGCGCCCGACGAGTTGCAGGCCGACATCTACAGCCGAGAAATCTCCCCCCATTTCAAGTCCGGCGGGTACCTCGCGTTCGCGCACGGGTTCAACATCCACTTCGGGCAGATCGTGCCGCGCCCCGACATGAACGTGTTCATGGTCGCCCCCAAGGGGCCGGGCCACCTGGTGCGATCCGAGTTCTCCAAGGGCAGCGGCGTGCCGTCGCTTCTGGCCGTGCACCAAGATCCCTCCGGGCTCACGAGACGGGTGGGGCTCGCCTATGCCAGGGCCATCGGCGGCACCAAGGCCGGGGTGATCGAAACCACGTTCCGCGAGGAGTGCGAAACCGACCTCTTCGGCGAGCAAGTGGTGTTGTGCGGGGGGCTGACCGCGCTCATCCAGGCAGGGTACGAGACATTGGTCGAGGCGGGGTACTCCCCTGAGATGGCGTATTTCGAGTGTCTACACGAGGTGAAGTTGATCGTGGACTTGATCTACGAAGGAGGGATCTCCACCATGCGGTATTCGATCAGTAACACCGCCAAGTACGGCGACGTGACGCGCGGACCGCGCGTCATCACCGACGACACCCGGGCCGAGATGAAACGCATTTTGGGCGAGATCCAGAGTGGGCGCTTTGCCAAAGAATGGATCCTGGAAAATCGGGCCGGACGCCCGGTGTTCAACGCGTTGTTGCGTCAGGGCGAATCCCACCCCATCGAAGACGTTGGCGCACGCCTGCGGGCGATGATGCCGTGGCTCAAACAGGGCCGGCTGGTCGACAAGGACAAAAACTGA
- the pssA gene encoding CDP-diacylglycerol--serine O-phosphatidyltransferase — protein sequence MTTRNRRGVYLLPNLFTTGNLLSGFYAVIAVFNADHVSAAIAILVATVFDSLDGRVARMTRTTSKFGVEYDSLADLVSFGVAPGLLIYSWALTNYGRIGWVAAFLFVACGALRLARFNVQVGTVESRYFVGLPIPAAAGLLAATVLFDDHILRLGAEMKPLLIVMMTYVLAFLMVSNIRYWSFKGLELRDRRPFQMLVAAVLLVMVVTAAPQVMLFALFALYAASGVIMGPVQAAQRRWSRSPRGPVLGFEAGEDELRDRDVRA from the coding sequence ATGACGACGAGAAATCGGCGCGGGGTGTACTTGTTGCCCAACTTGTTTACCACCGGCAATCTCCTGAGCGGGTTTTACGCCGTGATCGCGGTGTTCAACGCGGACCACGTATCCGCGGCGATCGCGATCTTGGTCGCCACCGTGTTCGACAGCCTGGACGGTCGCGTCGCGCGAATGACGAGAACCACCAGTAAGTTCGGGGTGGAGTACGACTCGCTCGCGGATCTGGTCTCGTTCGGAGTTGCGCCGGGGCTGTTAATCTACTCCTGGGCGCTCACCAACTACGGACGGATCGGGTGGGTGGCGGCATTTCTGTTCGTTGCGTGCGGCGCACTGAGGTTGGCGCGGTTCAACGTGCAAGTCGGCACCGTGGAGAGCCGGTACTTTGTGGGCTTGCCGATACCCGCCGCGGCCGGACTGCTCGCCGCCACCGTGCTGTTCGACGACCACATCCTGCGCCTGGGCGCGGAGATGAAGCCGTTGTTGATCGTGATGATGACCTATGTGTTGGCGTTTCTGATGGTCAGCAACATTCGGTATTGGAGCTTCAAGGGCCTCGAGCTGCGTGATCGCCGACCGTTTCAAATGTTGGTGGCGGCCGTGCTGTTGGTGATGGTGGTTACCGCGGCGCCGCAGGTGATGCTGTTTGCCTTGTTCGCGCTGTATGCCGCGTCCGGGGTGATCATGGGCCCGGTGCAGGCGGCGCAGCGTCGGTGGTCCCGGTCGCCGCGTGGCCCCGTGTTGGGGTTCGAGGCGGGGGAGGATGAGCTGCGGGATCGCGACGTGCGCGCGTAA
- a CDS encoding phosphatidylserine decarboxylase family protein has protein sequence MVIEGIPFIATPAALAGLAWWQGWTVVAALLAAAAGFTLWFFRNPRRLVPDDPRAIVSPADGKVLAVERLFEPRVLKEDVQRVSIFMGLTDVHVNRIPCDGRIVGRYYYPGKFFAAFNEKASLDNEQQALVLETAQGQRVMFVQIAGFIARRIVTWVREGASVERGRRYGLIRFGSRMDVYLPLTVRVAVKPGERVSGASTVLGVWP, from the coding sequence GTGGTCATCGAAGGGATCCCGTTCATCGCCACGCCGGCTGCGCTCGCCGGGCTGGCGTGGTGGCAGGGGTGGACGGTGGTTGCCGCGCTCCTGGCCGCAGCCGCAGGGTTCACGCTGTGGTTTTTCCGCAATCCCCGTCGCCTGGTTCCCGATGATCCCCGCGCGATCGTCTCCCCCGCGGACGGCAAAGTGCTCGCGGTCGAGCGCCTGTTCGAGCCGAGGGTGCTCAAGGAGGATGTGCAACGGGTCAGCATCTTCATGGGCCTGACCGACGTTCACGTGAACCGGATCCCGTGCGACGGTCGAATCGTGGGCCGGTATTATTACCCGGGGAAGTTCTTTGCCGCGTTCAACGAGAAGGCGTCGCTGGACAACGAGCAGCAAGCCTTGGTGCTGGAGACGGCGCAGGGCCAGCGGGTGATGTTCGTGCAGATCGCGGGATTTATCGCGCGGCGGATCGTGACCTGGGTGCGGGAAGGAGCCTCCGTGGAACGGGGCCGACGTTACGGGTTGATCCGATTCGGGTCCCGGATGGACGTGTACCTGCCGCTGACCGTCCGCGTGGCGGTCAAGCCGGGAGAGCGTGTGTCCGGGGCGAGCACCGTGCTGGGGGTATGGCCATGA
- the ilvN gene encoding acetolactate synthase small subunit, whose amino-acid sequence MEHIISLLVENKFGVLARVASLFSARGFNIESLSVGPTADPTMSMITIVTTGDDRILEQVNKQLNKLIDVIKVVDLTEHAYVERETALVKIHTRAEDRAEVFRIIEVFRAKIVDSTPGTYTVEITGDREKVEAFINQLRPLGIKELVRSGRIAIMRDEVKTAVDQRRRPHMVEAK is encoded by the coding sequence ATGGAGCACATCATCTCCCTGTTGGTGGAAAACAAGTTCGGCGTGCTGGCGCGCGTGGCCAGCCTCTTCTCCGCCCGGGGATTCAACATCGAAAGTCTGTCGGTCGGGCCCACCGCCGACCCCACGATGTCCATGATCACGATCGTGACCACCGGCGACGACCGAATCCTCGAACAGGTCAACAAGCAGCTCAATAAGCTGATCGACGTGATCAAGGTGGTGGACCTGACCGAACACGCCTACGTCGAGCGGGAAACCGCCTTGGTCAAGATCCACACCCGCGCTGAAGATCGGGCCGAGGTCTTCCGAATCATCGAGGTCTTCCGCGCGAAGATCGTGGACTCGACTCCGGGAACGTATACCGTGGAGATCACCGGCGATCGTGAGAAGGTCGAGGCGTTTATCAATCAACTCCGGCCGTTGGGTATCAAGGAGTTGGTCCGGTCGGGTCGCATCGCCATCATGCGGGACGAGGTCAAGACCGCGGTGGACCAGCGGCGCCGGCCGCATATGGTCGAGGCGAAGTGA
- a CDS encoding 2-isopropylmalate synthase — protein sequence MTRNITIFDTTLRDGEQSPGASMTVEEKLAIARQLARLGVDVIEAGFAFSSPGDFEAVRRIAQEVEGPVICSLARAKPGDVDRAWEALKGGARTRIHTFISTSDIHLKHQFRLTRAEALTRAVEMVERARGYVEDVEFSPMDATRSELAYLCEVLEAVIAAGARTVNIADTVGYATPHEFAEMLRTIRRRVPNMDRAVLSVHCHNDLGLSTANSLTAVLEGAGQVECTINGIGERAGNAALEEVVMALRTRKDSFGADTRVVTEEIAKTSRLVSKITGMLVQPNKAIVGGNAFAHESGIHQDGLLKEKMTYEIMRPESVGVGKTHIVLGKHSGRHAFKNKLEELGYRPSETELEHAFERLKRLADTKKEIFEEDLETIISEEIDRPSEAFRLVALHVESGTSTTPTATVELAAGDRLIKSTGQGDGPVDAAYRTIASLTQTKSRLISYVVKGITGGTDALGEVTVTVEEDGRSVSGHGADTDIIIASARAYLSALNKLAARASRPGGNEPRVGLV from the coding sequence ATGACCAGAAACATCACAATTTTCGACACGACCCTGCGCGACGGCGAGCAGTCGCCCGGCGCCAGCATGACCGTCGAGGAGAAGCTCGCCATCGCGCGGCAACTCGCGCGCCTGGGCGTGGACGTGATCGAGGCGGGCTTCGCCTTCAGCTCGCCAGGGGATTTCGAGGCCGTGCGTCGGATTGCGCAGGAGGTCGAGGGGCCCGTCATCTGCAGCCTCGCCAGGGCCAAACCGGGTGACGTGGATCGCGCATGGGAGGCGCTGAAGGGCGGGGCCAGGACCCGGATCCACACGTTTATTTCTACGTCCGACATTCACCTCAAGCACCAATTTCGGCTCACGCGAGCTGAGGCGCTCACCCGCGCGGTCGAGATGGTCGAGCGCGCGCGAGGCTACGTGGAGGACGTGGAGTTTTCCCCCATGGACGCCACGCGGTCCGAGCTGGCGTATTTGTGCGAGGTGCTGGAAGCCGTGATCGCCGCGGGCGCCCGGACCGTGAACATCGCGGACACGGTCGGCTACGCGACCCCTCACGAGTTCGCCGAGATGCTTCGCACCATCCGGCGACGAGTTCCCAACATGGACCGCGCGGTCCTGTCGGTTCATTGCCACAACGACTTGGGCCTGTCCACGGCCAACTCACTGACGGCCGTGCTCGAGGGAGCCGGGCAAGTGGAGTGCACGATCAACGGCATCGGGGAGCGTGCGGGCAACGCGGCGTTGGAAGAAGTCGTCATGGCGTTGCGCACGCGGAAAGACTCGTTCGGAGCGGATACCCGCGTCGTCACCGAAGAGATCGCCAAAACGAGCCGCTTGGTGAGCAAGATCACCGGGATGCTGGTCCAGCCCAACAAGGCGATCGTGGGCGGCAATGCCTTTGCGCACGAGTCCGGCATTCACCAGGACGGGTTGCTGAAGGAAAAGATGACCTACGAAATCATGCGGCCCGAGTCCGTGGGCGTGGGCAAGACGCACATCGTGCTGGGCAAACACTCGGGGCGCCACGCCTTCAAGAATAAACTCGAGGAGCTCGGGTATCGACCGAGCGAGACGGAGTTGGAGCACGCGTTCGAGCGTCTGAAGCGGCTCGCGGATACCAAGAAGGAGATCTTCGAAGAGGACCTCGAGACGATTATTTCCGAAGAGATCGACCGGCCGAGCGAAGCGTTCCGTTTGGTGGCGCTGCACGTCGAGAGCGGGACCTCGACCACCCCCACCGCAACCGTAGAGCTGGCCGCCGGGGACCGCCTCATCAAGTCCACGGGACAGGGAGACGGCCCTGTGGACGCCGCGTACCGGACCATTGCGTCGCTCACCCAGACCAAGAGCCGATTGATCTCCTACGTGGTCAAAGGCATCACGGGTGGCACCGACGCCTTGGGCGAGGTGACCGTGACGGTGGAGGAAGACGGCCGGTCGGTGTCGGGGCACGGTGCCGACACCGACATCATCATCGCGTCGGCTCGAGCGTACCTCAGCGCGTTGAACAAGCTGGCCGCGCGGGCGTCCAGGCCGGGCGGCAACGAGCCGCGCGTCGGATTGGTATGA
- the aroB gene encoding 3-dehydroquinate synthase → MVVQTRERQHVQPGVVDFHHPDDRQTCVTGVPQAGENIVLVGSMGSGKSSVGRRLAKRLGMAFVDTDALVERAARLSVAQIFHRYGEPRFRALERRAIGRVVSGRRLVIATGGGAVMDARNRARLRRAGLTIWLKTKPDVAAARINEATDRPLLGADRQADVLASLLVQREPYYREALIHIDTSDQTVEEVTSAIVARLQPASGVISVDAGASKYDVHIGWDTLDRLGERLAAHTRACTVAMITNPRVGKAYAGRVAASLSRAGFRPTVVTIPDGERYKTLPTASRVYDELVRRRFERGDILVALGGGVIGDLTGFVAATYLRGVRYVQVPTTVVAQVDSSIGGKTGVDHPRGKNLIGAFHHPIMVYADVATLRTLPRRELVAGLAEVVKYGVIADAPFFSYLEEHAESILGGVPDVLVEVVRRSAAVKADVVRQDERETGLRRILNYGHTAGHVVETLTGYSTIRHGEAVAIGMDFAARLAAQLNFCDQMVVRRQRTLLERLGLPTVLPKITAARAIQTVRLDKKVREGRVHFVLPREIGRVTVEPVVEKDIIGMWRAALVAKDTRRAKLTHRTRNARRGGSL, encoded by the coding sequence GTGGTTGTTCAAACGCGAGAGCGCCAGCACGTCCAACCAGGAGTTGTTGATTTTCATCACCCCGACGATCGTCAAACGTGTGTGACCGGCGTGCCGCAAGCGGGAGAGAACATCGTCTTGGTCGGGTCGATGGGCTCCGGGAAGTCCAGCGTGGGACGCCGGCTCGCCAAACGTCTCGGGATGGCGTTCGTGGATACCGACGCTCTGGTTGAGCGCGCCGCCCGCTTGTCGGTCGCACAGATCTTCCATCGATATGGCGAGCCGAGATTTCGGGCGCTGGAGCGCCGGGCGATCGGCCGGGTCGTGAGCGGCCGGCGCCTGGTCATCGCCACCGGGGGCGGCGCGGTGATGGATGCTCGCAACCGTGCCCGACTCCGGCGCGCGGGCTTGACGATCTGGCTCAAGACCAAACCTGACGTAGCGGCCGCGCGGATCAACGAAGCGACCGACCGGCCCCTGTTGGGGGCTGATCGACAAGCGGACGTGCTCGCGAGTCTGCTGGTCCAGCGCGAGCCCTATTACCGCGAAGCGCTCATTCACATCGATACATCGGATCAAACCGTGGAGGAGGTGACGTCCGCGATCGTGGCGCGCCTTCAGCCGGCATCCGGCGTTATCTCAGTCGACGCGGGGGCCTCGAAATACGACGTCCACATCGGGTGGGACACGCTCGATCGGCTGGGCGAGCGCCTGGCCGCCCACACGCGCGCCTGTACCGTGGCGATGATCACCAACCCCCGCGTGGGCAAAGCCTACGCGGGGCGGGTGGCTGCCAGTCTCAGCCGGGCGGGGTTCCGTCCCACCGTCGTCACCATTCCGGATGGCGAACGGTACAAGACCCTTCCGACCGCCAGCCGAGTGTACGACGAACTCGTGCGGCGACGATTCGAACGGGGCGACATCCTGGTCGCGCTCGGAGGCGGCGTCATCGGTGACCTCACCGGTTTTGTGGCGGCCACGTATCTCCGCGGCGTCCGCTACGTCCAGGTGCCTACGACCGTGGTGGCCCAAGTCGACTCGAGCATCGGCGGGAAGACCGGCGTCGACCACCCGAGGGGCAAGAACCTGATCGGAGCGTTCCATCATCCCATCATGGTGTACGCAGACGTGGCGACGTTACGCACGCTGCCGCGCCGGGAGCTGGTGGCGGGACTGGCGGAGGTCGTCAAATACGGGGTGATCGCCGACGCGCCATTTTTTTCCTATCTCGAAGAACACGCGGAGTCGATCCTGGGCGGCGTGCCCGATGTACTCGTGGAGGTGGTCCGCCGTTCGGCGGCCGTGAAAGCGGACGTGGTGCGGCAGGACGAACGGGAGACCGGGCTGCGGAGAATCTTGAATTACGGCCACACGGCAGGACACGTGGTCGAGACGCTCACGGGATACTCCACGATCCGCCACGGCGAAGCGGTGGCCATCGGAATGGATTTCGCGGCCCGGTTGGCCGCCCAACTGAATTTCTGCGACCAGATGGTCGTGCGTCGACAACGGACATTGTTGGAACGCCTGGGGCTTCCGACCGTGCTGCCCAAGATCACCGCGGCGCGGGCGATCCAGACCGTGCGCCTGGACAAAAAAGTCCGGGAGGGGCGGGTGCACTTCGTTTTGCCGAGGGAGATCGGCCGTGTGACCGTCGAGCCGGTGGTGGAGAAAGACATTATCGGAATGTGGCGGGCTGCACTGGTTGCCAAGGACACGCGGCGTGCTAAGCTTACCCATCGCACGCGCAACGCACGCAGAGGAGGTTCGCTGTGA
- the ilvB gene encoding biosynthetic-type acetolactate synthase large subunit, whose protein sequence is MKLTGAEIFVESLKREGVKTVFGLPGGVVLKIFDVLYQDKDLDFVLVRHEQAAVHMAEAYARATGKVGVALVTSGPGATNTVTGLVNAHMDSCPIVLFTGQVVSSLIGNDAFQEADIVGISRSVTKHNYLVKDVSELATTIKEAFYLAGTGRPGPVLVDIPKDVTMASMEFAYPDKVYIRGYNPTYEGNKWQIKQAAEAMARAERPVLYVGGGVINSDASEELYGLAELLNIPVTMTLMGLGAFPGTHPLSLGMLGMHGSHATNMAVHHCDLLIAVGARFDDRVTGKISEFVPKAKIIHIDVDPTSIRKNIHVDIPIVGDAKPVLRDLLAQATAIVGGKKREGKTPWLQQIAAWQSERPLAYKPDPKVIKPQFVIDMIYRRTHGEAIITSDVGQHQMWTAQFYKFAKPRTWLNSGGLGTMGYGFPAALGAQRAFPGQLVVCVTGDGSFQMNLQELATAMVYDLPVKVAILNNGYHGMVRQWQQLFYQGHYSASRLEGGPDYVKLAEAYGAVGLRATEPHEVEEVLDEAFASKKLVLMDFQVDPYENCYPMVPAGGAINQMVYEDPPTDATRPAPAAQDAQKESISLA, encoded by the coding sequence ATGAAGCTGACGGGTGCTGAAATATTCGTCGAGTCGTTAAAGCGCGAAGGCGTCAAGACCGTGTTCGGGCTGCCCGGCGGCGTCGTGCTGAAAATTTTCGACGTGTTGTACCAGGACAAAGACCTCGACTTCGTGCTCGTACGGCATGAACAGGCCGCGGTCCACATGGCCGAAGCCTATGCCCGCGCCACGGGCAAGGTGGGGGTGGCGCTGGTCACATCGGGTCCGGGTGCGACCAACACGGTGACGGGGCTCGTCAACGCCCATATGGACTCGTGTCCGATCGTGCTTTTCACGGGGCAGGTGGTGTCGTCGCTCATCGGCAACGACGCGTTTCAAGAGGCCGACATCGTCGGCATCAGCCGGTCGGTTACCAAGCACAACTACCTCGTCAAAGACGTGTCGGAGTTGGCGACCACGATCAAAGAGGCCTTTTACCTGGCGGGAACCGGGCGCCCTGGTCCCGTGCTCGTGGACATTCCCAAAGACGTCACCATGGCGTCTATGGAGTTTGCCTACCCCGACAAGGTGTACATCCGGGGGTATAACCCCACGTATGAAGGCAACAAGTGGCAGATCAAACAGGCGGCGGAGGCTATGGCCCGCGCCGAGCGTCCGGTCCTGTATGTCGGGGGCGGGGTGATCAATTCCGACGCCAGCGAAGAACTCTACGGACTGGCTGAACTGCTCAACATTCCGGTTACCATGACGCTGATGGGGTTGGGCGCGTTTCCCGGGACGCACCCGCTGTCGCTCGGCATGCTCGGGATGCACGGCTCCCACGCCACGAATATGGCGGTTCACCACTGCGATCTGCTGATCGCGGTGGGCGCTCGGTTCGACGATCGCGTGACCGGAAAGATCAGCGAGTTCGTACCCAAGGCGAAGATCATCCACATCGACGTGGATCCGACATCGATCCGAAAGAACATCCACGTGGATATCCCGATCGTGGGAGACGCCAAACCCGTGCTGCGCGACCTGTTGGCGCAGGCCACCGCGATCGTGGGCGGCAAGAAGCGCGAGGGAAAAACGCCGTGGCTGCAACAGATTGCGGCCTGGCAGAGCGAGCGGCCGCTCGCCTATAAGCCGGACCCCAAGGTAATCAAACCTCAGTTTGTCATTGATATGATCTACCGCCGCACGCACGGGGAAGCGATCATCACCTCGGACGTCGGTCAACACCAGATGTGGACCGCGCAGTTCTACAAGTTCGCCAAGCCCCGTACCTGGCTTAACTCCGGCGGGCTGGGCACGATGGGGTACGGGTTTCCCGCTGCGCTGGGTGCCCAGCGAGCGTTTCCTGGCCAACTGGTGGTCTGCGTGACGGGTGACGGCAGCTTTCAAATGAACCTTCAGGAACTCGCCACCGCGATGGTCTACGACCTGCCGGTCAAGGTGGCGATCTTGAACAACGGTTATCACGGGATGGTGCGGCAATGGCAGCAGCTCTTCTACCAGGGGCACTACTCCGCCAGCCGACTCGAAGGGGGCCCGGACTACGTGAAGTTGGCCGAAGCGTACGGCGCGGTGGGGCTGCGCGCCACCGAGCCGCATGAGGTCGAAGAAGTGCTTGATGAGGCGTTCGCGTCCAAGAAGCTCGTGTTGATGGACTTTCAGGTCGACCCGTACGAGAACTGCTATCCGATGGTGCCCGCGGGCGGCGCGATCAATCAGATGGTGTATGAGGACCCGCCCACCGACGCCACACGTCCGGCGCCCGCCGCGCAAGACGCGCAGAAAGAGTCGATCTCGCTCGCGTAG